The following coding sequences are from one Novosphingobium sp. Gsoil 351 window:
- a CDS encoding LptA/OstA family protein, translating to MDTRPTLAVRSLALRALTAGFAAGTALLAGAGWVAQAQGISGFNSNQPVNYSADRIELQDRQNRVVLSGNVDIRQGDLRLNAARTTVAYTDTASLAIQRIDATGGVKVDRGSETARGDVAIYDFNRRIITMVGNVGLRRGADTLNGGRLVIDLNSGVSSVDGRAGGSSSALGTSSGRGGRVSGSFAVPKKN from the coding sequence ATGGACACCCGCCCGACCCTCGCTGTGCGTTCCCTGGCCTTGCGCGCGCTGACCGCCGGGTTCGCGGCAGGCACGGCTCTGCTCGCCGGAGCGGGCTGGGTGGCCCAGGCGCAGGGCATCTCGGGGTTCAACAGCAACCAGCCGGTCAACTACTCGGCTGACCGGATCGAGCTGCAGGACCGCCAGAACCGGGTGGTCCTGTCGGGCAACGTCGATATCCGCCAGGGCGATCTCAGGCTCAACGCGGCGCGGACCACGGTCGCCTATACCGACACCGCGAGCCTGGCGATCCAGCGGATCGACGCCACCGGCGGGGTCAAGGTCGATCGCGGCAGCGAGACGGCCCGCGGCGACGTCGCGATCTACGATTTCAACCGCCGGATCATCACCATGGTCGGCAATGTCGGCCTGCGCCGCGGCGCCGACACGCTCAACGGCGGGCGGCTGGTGATCGATCTGAACAGCGGCGTCTCGAGCGTCGATGGCCGCGCCGGCGGCTCATCATCGGCGCTGGGGACGAGCTCGGGCCGCGGCGGGCGCGTTAGCGGGAGCTTCGCGGTGCCGAAGAAGAACTGA
- the holA gene encoding DNA polymerase III subunit delta encodes MKATQANFAATAARAARECRTFYFCGPDEAGAHDAAQAIVALLPAGIERVELAGADLRKDPVLLSDEARSTSLFGGARYIFVRTAGDETSEAVENLLADEVEACPVLIVATSATDKSRVAKLLAERKDALVAMFYAPDLPAVAQAVRTMADSAGVRIDGALAERIAKACALDTRMARSEIEKLALYLDAGPQAPRTADAEALDAIGAKNEDDGFMPIVNCVLGGDVGRLSAELTRLRELSLNPVGLLLAFERRAAQLAQLAARMGPRGDVQRFMESERQARRVFFRDAPDLTNQLRRWRGKRLTRLVERLVALHRELMANSQSAGLLLAQGLTEIARAAAAVERVR; translated from the coding sequence ATGAAAGCCACCCAGGCCAACTTCGCCGCCACCGCCGCGCGGGCCGCGCGCGAATGCCGGACCTTCTATTTCTGCGGACCCGACGAGGCGGGCGCTCACGATGCCGCACAGGCGATCGTCGCGCTGCTGCCAGCCGGGATCGAGCGGGTCGAACTTGCCGGGGCGGATCTGCGCAAGGACCCGGTGCTGCTCTCGGACGAGGCGCGCTCTACTTCCTTGTTCGGCGGTGCGCGCTACATTTTCGTCCGCACCGCGGGCGACGAGACCAGCGAGGCGGTGGAGAACCTCCTGGCCGACGAAGTCGAGGCCTGCCCGGTGCTGATCGTGGCTACCTCGGCGACCGATAAGAGCCGCGTGGCCAAGCTGCTGGCCGAGCGCAAGGATGCGCTGGTGGCGATGTTCTACGCTCCCGACCTGCCCGCGGTGGCGCAGGCGGTGCGCACGATGGCCGATTCGGCGGGGGTGCGGATCGATGGCGCCTTGGCGGAACGGATCGCCAAGGCCTGTGCGCTCGACACGCGGATGGCGCGCAGCGAGATCGAAAAGCTTGCGTTGTATCTCGACGCCGGGCCGCAGGCGCCAAGGACCGCCGATGCCGAGGCGCTCGACGCGATCGGGGCGAAGAACGAGGACGACGGATTCATGCCGATCGTCAATTGCGTGCTCGGCGGCGATGTCGGGCGCCTGTCGGCCGAGCTGACGCGGCTGCGCGAGCTGTCGCTGAATCCGGTGGGTCTGCTCCTGGCGTTCGAGCGACGGGCGGCGCAGCTCGCCCAGCTTGCGGCGCGGATGGGGCCGCGCGGCGATGTCCAGCGCTTCATGGAGAGCGAACGCCAGGCGCGCCGGGTGTTCTTCCGCGACGCGCCCGATCTCACCAACCAGCTGCGCCGCTGGCGCGGCAAGCGGTTGACCCGGCTGGTCGAACGGCTCGTGGCGCTACATCGCGAACTTATGGCCAACAGCCAGAGCGCCGGGTTGCTGCTAGCCCAGGGCCTAACCGAAATCGCCCGGGCGGCGGCCGCCGTGGAGCGGGTCCGGTAG
- the ung gene encoding uracil-DNA glycosylase — translation MPDSPLPATWRAALEPVLATPRLRALGGFLSAEERAGKTIHPPRGTRLAALERTPLDAVRVVILGQDPYHGPGQAHGLSFSVPEGIAIPPSLRNIYKELEADLGIPPAAHGNLSRWADQGVLLLNNALTVEAGQAGSHQGRGWEEFTDAAVAAVAARAEPSVFILWGSHARKKAAGVAGLGAGSPHLVVASAHPSPLSAHAGFFGSKPFSKANAFLAANGRGAIDWRVG, via the coding sequence ATGCCGGATTCCCCTCTTCCCGCAACCTGGCGCGCGGCGCTCGAGCCGGTGCTGGCGACGCCGCGGCTGCGCGCGCTGGGCGGGTTCCTGAGCGCCGAGGAGCGCGCGGGCAAGACGATCCATCCGCCGCGCGGGACGCGCCTGGCCGCATTGGAACGCACGCCGCTCGACGCGGTCAGGGTCGTGATCCTGGGGCAGGACCCCTACCACGGGCCCGGCCAGGCGCACGGGTTGTCGTTCTCGGTGCCCGAGGGAATCGCGATTCCCCCCAGCCTGCGCAACATCTACAAGGAATTGGAAGCCGATCTCGGCATCCCCCCGGCCGCCCACGGCAACTTGAGCCGCTGGGCCGACCAGGGCGTGCTGCTGCTCAACAACGCGCTGACGGTCGAGGCCGGGCAGGCCGGATCGCACCAGGGCCGCGGGTGGGAGGAGTTCACCGACGCCGCGGTCGCCGCGGTCGCCGCGCGCGCCGAGCCGAGCGTGTTCATCCTATGGGGCAGCCACGCGAGGAAGAAGGCGGCGGGGGTGGCGGGGCTCGGCGCGGGCTCGCCCCACCTCGTCGTGGCGAGCGCGCATCCCAGCCCGCTGTCGGCCCATGCCGGGTTCTTCGGCTCGAAACCGTTCAGCAAGGCGAACGCGTTTCTTGCGGCGAACGGGCGCGGGGCGATCGACTGGCGGGTGGGTTGA
- the queC gene encoding 7-cyano-7-deazaguanine synthase QueC: MVALSSTPTRREAVVLLSGGLDSMVAAGLAREQGFALNALTIDYNQRHRVEIEAARRIAERLDAARHVVLPLDLRAFGGSALTDDIAVPKGGLEPGIPVTYVPARNLVFLSLTLAWAEALGARDIFIGVNALDYSGYPDCRPEFVAGFAALADLATRAGSEGKGFRVHAPLQHLGKADIAREAARLGLEPGWSWSCYDPGDDGRACGLCDSCRLRRAGMDEAGVKDTTPYAA, encoded by the coding sequence ATGGTTGCGCTTTCCTCAACGCCTACCCGTCGCGAAGCGGTCGTCCTGCTCTCCGGCGGACTCGATTCGATGGTCGCTGCCGGGCTCGCGCGCGAACAGGGGTTTGCGCTCAACGCGCTAACAATCGACTACAATCAGCGCCACCGGGTGGAGATAGAGGCGGCGCGGCGGATAGCCGAACGGCTCGACGCCGCGCGCCACGTCGTCCTCCCGCTCGATCTGCGCGCCTTCGGCGGCTCGGCGCTGACCGACGACATCGCGGTGCCCAAGGGCGGGCTCGAGCCGGGGATCCCGGTGACCTATGTACCCGCGCGCAACCTGGTGTTCCTCTCGCTGACCCTGGCCTGGGCCGAGGCGCTGGGCGCGCGCGACATCTTCATCGGGGTCAACGCGCTCGACTATTCGGGCTATCCCGATTGCCGTCCCGAATTCGTCGCCGGGTTCGCCGCGCTCGCCGACCTGGCGACCAGGGCAGGCAGCGAAGGGAAGGGATTCCGTGTCCACGCCCCGCTCCAGCACTTGGGCAAGGCCGACATCGCGCGCGAGGCGGCGCGGCTCGGCCTCGAGCCAGGGTGGAGCTGGTCGTGCTACGATCCCGGCGACGATGGCCGCGCCTGCGGATTGTGCGACAGTTGCCGGTTGCGCCGCGCGGGGATGGACGAAGCGGGGGTAAAGGATACAACGCCTTACGCTGCTTGA
- a CDS encoding aspartate aminotransferase family protein produces the protein MSITPLMPVYPRCEVRPVRGENCHLIGEDGRRFLDFASGIAVNILGHSHPGLIGAIQRQAETLMHVSNLYGSPQGEVLARRLVDLTFADTVFFTNSGAEAVECAIKTARAFHQSVGDDQKYELITFKNAFHGRTMATISASNQDKMHKGFLPLLEGFKYVDFDDLAGAQAAIGPKTAGFLVEPIQGEGGIREASPAFIEGLRALADEHGLMLIFDEVQCGVARTGKLYAYEHYGVTPDIMATAKGIGGGFPMGACLATAHAARGMGLGTHGSTYGGNPLAMAAGGAVLDVVADEAFLAEVTAKGERLRSRLEQFIGNYPELFELVRGKGLMLGLKMKSESRPFVAHLRDNHGLLTVAAGDNTVRVIPPLVIDDAHIDEFMERLSAGAADYRLEPVAT, from the coding sequence ATGTCGATCACTCCGCTCATGCCCGTATACCCCCGGTGCGAGGTGCGCCCGGTGCGCGGCGAGAACTGCCACCTGATCGGCGAAGACGGTCGCCGCTTCCTCGATTTCGCTAGCGGGATCGCGGTCAACATCCTCGGCCATTCCCACCCGGGACTGATCGGAGCGATCCAGCGCCAGGCCGAAACGTTGATGCACGTTTCGAACCTCTACGGCAGCCCACAGGGGGAAGTTCTGGCGCGGCGCCTCGTCGATCTGACGTTTGCCGATACGGTGTTCTTCACCAATTCCGGTGCGGAAGCGGTCGAGTGCGCGATCAAGACCGCGCGCGCGTTTCATCAGTCCGTGGGCGACGATCAAAAGTACGAACTGATCACCTTCAAGAACGCGTTCCACGGGCGGACGATGGCGACGATTAGCGCCTCAAATCAGGACAAGATGCACAAGGGCTTTCTACCCCTGCTGGAAGGCTTCAAGTACGTCGATTTCGACGATCTTGCCGGCGCCCAGGCCGCGATCGGGCCCAAGACCGCTGGCTTCCTGGTCGAACCGATCCAAGGCGAGGGCGGCATTCGCGAGGCTTCGCCCGCGTTCATCGAGGGCCTGCGCGCGCTGGCCGACGAACATGGCCTGATGCTGATCTTCGACGAGGTCCAATGCGGCGTCGCGCGCACCGGGAAGCTCTATGCCTACGAACACTACGGCGTGACGCCCGACATCATGGCGACCGCCAAGGGTATCGGCGGCGGCTTCCCGATGGGTGCATGTCTCGCCACCGCGCACGCCGCGCGCGGCATGGGGCTTGGCACCCACGGCTCGACGTACGGCGGCAATCCGCTGGCTATGGCTGCTGGCGGCGCGGTGCTCGATGTCGTGGCCGACGAGGCGTTCCTGGCTGAGGTCACAGCCAAGGGCGAGCGTCTGCGCAGCCGCCTCGAACAGTTCATCGGCAATTATCCGGAGCTGTTCGAGCTGGTCCGCGGCAAGGGCCTGATGCTGGGCTTGAAGATGAAGTCCGAGAGTCGGCCGTTCGTCGCCCACCTTCGCGACAACCACGGGTTGCTGACGGTGGCTGCGGGCGACAACACCGTGCGGGTGATCCCGCCGCTGGTAATCGACGATGCTCACATCGACGAGTTCATGGAAAGGCTCTCGGCCGGCGCGGCCGACTACCGTCTCGAGCCGGTGGCGACATGA
- a CDS encoding type II toxin-antitoxin system RelE/ParE family toxin — translation MQQPVEIASLRHKGLERLYKRNHPSKLDARTIDKLRKQFFFLDAMDHSDELRTLALGKAHRLSDSRWSLHVIANYRMTFDVNDVTRTITILDLEDYH, via the coding sequence ATGCAACAGCCGGTGGAGATAGCCAGCTTGCGGCACAAGGGCCTCGAACGGCTGTACAAGCGCAACCACCCCTCGAAGCTCGATGCCCGGACGATCGACAAGCTCCGCAAGCAGTTCTTCTTTCTCGACGCGATGGATCATAGCGACGAATTGCGAACGCTGGCCCTGGGGAAGGCGCATCGCTTGAGCGACAGCCGCTGGAGCCTGCACGTCATCGCCAATTACCGGATGACGTTCGATGTGAACGACGTGACCCGGACCATTACCATTCTCGATCTCGAAGACTATCATTAG
- a CDS encoding LPS export ABC transporter periplasmic protein LptC gives MTVQADQIRSKRRNFATPGGSHDRVVRTLAVALPAAVGVLAAIMVFSPLSPRGEVSFLLDRNKVAVVDDRLKVDRAMYRGEDDQGRPFSITAGSAVQHTAANPVVAMQELVARMLLAQGPAVLSANAGAYDMDAQRMRIFGPVMFATADGYRMTAEDVDIDVDKQRMASRGRVSGEVPAGTFTADRIVSDLNARTVTLDGNARLRMTPGRMRMP, from the coding sequence ATGACCGTCCAGGCCGACCAGATTCGCTCGAAGCGCCGCAACTTCGCCACCCCCGGCGGATCGCACGACCGGGTGGTCCGCACCCTGGCGGTGGCGCTGCCCGCCGCGGTCGGCGTACTCGCCGCGATCATGGTGTTCAGCCCGCTCAGCCCACGCGGCGAGGTCAGCTTCCTGCTCGATCGCAACAAGGTCGCGGTGGTCGACGACCGGCTCAAGGTCGATCGCGCGATGTACCGCGGCGAGGACGACCAGGGCCGGCCGTTCTCGATCACCGCCGGATCGGCGGTCCAGCACACCGCCGCCAACCCGGTGGTGGCGATGCAGGAGCTGGTCGCGCGGATGCTGCTGGCCCAGGGACCCGCGGTGCTCTCCGCCAACGCCGGCGCCTACGACATGGACGCGCAACGGATGCGGATCTTCGGCCCCGTGATGTTCGCCACCGCCGATGGCTATCGCATGACCGCCGAGGACGTCGACATCGATGTCGACAAACAGCGGATGGCAAGCCGGGGCCGCGTCTCCGGCGAAGTGCCTGCGGGGACCTTCACCGCCGACCGGATTGTCAGCGATCTCAACGCACGAACGGTGACGCTGGATGGAAACGCTCGGCTGCGGATGACGCCCGGGCGGATGCGGATGCCATGA
- a CDS encoding ribonuclease D, translated as MTVHFHEEDLPAGVLAPGPVAVDTETLGLITPRDRLCLVQISDGGGDEHLVRFAADSSYAAPNLRSVLADPARLKLFHFARFDLAAIHHYLGVMATPVFCTKIASKLTRTYTDRHGLKEIVRELLAKEISKQQQSSDWGAPTLSDAQQEYAASDVRYLHAMHAIFVARLEREGRTALAQACFDFLPTRALLDLAGWADRDIFSHE; from the coding sequence ATGACCGTTCATTTTCATGAGGAAGACCTGCCCGCCGGCGTGCTCGCCCCCGGCCCGGTCGCCGTCGATACCGAGACGCTGGGGCTGATCACGCCGCGCGACCGGTTGTGCCTGGTCCAGATCAGCGATGGCGGCGGCGACGAGCATCTCGTCCGCTTCGCCGCCGACAGCAGCTATGCCGCGCCCAACCTGCGCAGCGTGCTGGCCGATCCGGCCAGGCTCAAGCTGTTCCACTTCGCCCGCTTCGATCTCGCCGCGATTCATCACTACCTCGGGGTGATGGCGACCCCGGTGTTCTGCACCAAGATCGCCAGCAAACTGACCCGGACCTACACCGACCGGCACGGCTTGAAGGAGATCGTCCGCGAACTGCTCGCCAAGGAGATTTCCAAGCAGCAGCAATCGAGCGACTGGGGGGCCCCCACGCTGAGCGACGCGCAGCAGGAATACGCCGCCTCCGACGTGCGCTATCTCCACGCGATGCACGCGATCTTCGTTGCCCGGCTCGAGCGCGAGGGGCGCACCGCGCTCGCCCAGGCGTGCTTCGATTTCCTGCCGACCCGCGCCCTGCTCGATCTGGCCGGCTGGGCCGATCGCGACATCTTCAGCCACGAGTAA
- a CDS encoding YqaA family protein produces the protein MLRRLYEWTLAKAAHPHAVWWLALFAFVEASFFPVPPHPLLGLMCLAEPKKAVRFAAVATIASVAGGLLGYAIGRGLYDTIGTQLLSVLGMTESFPVAACYLREYGAEIIMIKGATPIPFKLLTITAGFIHMPLLPFIGASLVSRTISFMIVGVLFRLFGAPIKAFIDKYLGLVTVGFVVVVVAGFLALTLLGGGGEQAKGKCEAAVAAAA, from the coding sequence ATGCTCCGCCGCCTCTACGAATGGACCCTGGCCAAGGCCGCACACCCCCACGCGGTGTGGTGGCTGGCGCTGTTCGCGTTCGTCGAGGCGAGCTTCTTTCCGGTCCCGCCGCACCCGCTGCTGGGGCTGATGTGCCTGGCCGAGCCGAAGAAGGCGGTGCGTTTCGCCGCGGTGGCGACGATCGCCTCGGTCGCCGGCGGCCTGCTCGGCTACGCGATCGGCCGGGGGCTGTACGACACCATCGGCACCCAGCTCCTCAGCGTGCTGGGGATGACCGAAAGCTTTCCGGTCGCGGCGTGCTATCTGCGCGAATACGGGGCCGAGATCATCATGATCAAGGGCGCGACCCCGATCCCGTTCAAGCTGCTGACGATCACCGCCGGATTCATCCACATGCCGCTGCTGCCGTTCATCGGCGCCAGCCTGGTCAGCCGCACGATCAGCTTCATGATCGTTGGCGTGCTGTTCCGCCTGTTCGGCGCGCCGATCAAGGCGTTCATCGACAAGTACCTGGGGCTGGTGACGGTGGGCTTCGTGGTGGTGGTGGTCGCCGGCTTCCTCGCGCTGACGCTGCTGGGCGGCGGCGGCGAACAGGCCAAGGGCAAGTGCGAGGCCGCGGTAGCGGCAGCGGCCTGA
- a CDS encoding OmpA family protein translates to MRKLVIGLAMASTALATPALARDDSWYVELDGGVMILEDQDFRVAGVSNAVTVDSDTGYDFGGIVGYDFGGFRLEAEAGYRGADADTLTVNSGRIAATGSGATAAGSAGPGSYDYVGGEATALSFMVNGMLDFGADDGLQGFVGGGVGVARIKSDLSVNSTGPGFLNDSDTGFAWQAIAGVRAPISDHWDAGIKYRFFNARKVDLVDAAGRDVRTKWRSHSLLGTLAYNFGGAEPMPEPVAAPPPPPPPPPPPPPMVQPVCNKGPYIVFFDWDKSDITPEAATILDNAVGAYGNCASVPIMLAGHTDRSGSTQYNMGLAERRNGSVRGYLTSHGVPDGSITAQAFGESQPRVPTADGVRELQNRRVEITYGPGSGM, encoded by the coding sequence ATGCGGAAATTGGTCATTGGCTTGGCCATGGCGTCGACTGCGCTGGCTACGCCCGCGCTGGCACGCGATGACTCATGGTACGTCGAGCTCGACGGGGGTGTCATGATCCTCGAAGACCAGGATTTCAGGGTGGCCGGGGTAAGCAACGCCGTCACCGTTGACTCCGATACTGGTTACGACTTCGGCGGTATCGTCGGTTACGATTTCGGCGGCTTCCGCCTCGAAGCCGAAGCTGGCTACCGCGGTGCGGATGCCGATACGCTGACCGTCAATTCGGGCCGTATCGCTGCGACCGGTTCTGGTGCAACGGCTGCCGGTTCGGCCGGCCCGGGGTCCTATGACTATGTCGGTGGCGAGGCGACCGCGTTGTCGTTCATGGTCAACGGCATGCTCGATTTTGGTGCTGATGATGGCCTGCAGGGCTTTGTCGGCGGCGGCGTCGGCGTGGCGCGGATCAAGTCTGACCTCTCGGTCAACTCGACCGGGCCGGGCTTCCTCAACGATTCGGACACCGGCTTTGCCTGGCAGGCGATCGCGGGCGTCCGCGCGCCGATCTCCGATCATTGGGATGCGGGTATCAAGTACCGCTTCTTCAATGCCCGCAAGGTCGATCTGGTTGATGCCGCCGGTCGCGATGTTCGCACAAAGTGGCGTTCGCACAGCCTGCTCGGCACGTTGGCCTACAACTTCGGTGGCGCCGAACCGATGCCGGAACCCGTTGCCGCACCGCCGCCACCGCCGCCCCCGCCGCCCCCGCCGCCCCCGATGGTGCAGCCGGTCTGCAACAAGGGTCCGTACATCGTGTTCTTCGACTGGGATAAGTCGGACATCACGCCTGAAGCGGCGACCATCCTCGACAACGCCGTCGGTGCCTATGGCAACTGCGCCAGCGTTCCGATCATGCTTGCGGGCCACACCGACCGTTCGGGTTCGACCCAATACAACATGGGTCTGGCCGAGCGTCGCAATGGTTCGGTTCGTGGCTACCTCACATCGCACGGTGTGCCGGATGGCAGCATCACGGCGCAGGCGTTTGGCGAAAGCCAGCCGCGCGTGCCGACTGCCGACGGGGTTCGCGAACTGCAGAACCGCCGCGTCGAGATCACTTACGGTCCGGGTTCGGGCATGTAA
- a CDS encoding MFS transporter: MNEAPIAPAERRATGYSWYVLVVLVVVYILNFIDRQVVSILAVDIKADLALTDSEMGFLGGAAFAVFYALFGIPLGRLADNWHRVRLLGTGLALWSMMTALSGFAYNQFSLTMARMGVGVGEATASPTAYSLISDYFPKRQRATALAIYSSGLYLGGGVSLLIGASVVAGWNKAYPGGGPLGLVGWQAAFLAVGIPGLLVALWVATLREPLREGGSKGSPRPFGEFLADLSAIVPPFTLLGAWRRGPQAFALNLAFAASMVALAWGMIGLTGNLPQWSAVCLGYYAVFSWATALRRRDPATFRLVWGTPAFLCTALGYGLVSLAAYALAFWSAPYAETVLRLPKQELAFVLGANGALAGFLGVIGGGRIADALRARNPAGRILVIMFGVVAPIAPIWIGYTTANPTLFYAMNFLAGMFGATALGAAAATTQDLVLPRMRGTATAAFFLATTLVGLSFGPYMVGQISDFAGTMVEGRLVGDLRTGILSLIAVAPVALGLLLYAYRAVPAAEASLNHRSGEAG, encoded by the coding sequence ATGAACGAGGCACCTATCGCACCCGCCGAGCGGCGGGCGACCGGCTATAGCTGGTACGTGCTGGTCGTCCTGGTGGTAGTCTACATTCTCAACTTCATCGACCGGCAGGTGGTCAGCATCCTCGCGGTCGATATCAAAGCCGATCTGGCTCTCACCGACAGCGAAATGGGTTTCTTGGGAGGCGCAGCGTTCGCGGTGTTCTATGCGCTGTTCGGGATTCCGCTGGGCCGGCTGGCGGACAACTGGCACCGAGTGCGCTTGCTGGGGACCGGGCTCGCCTTATGGTCGATGATGACCGCCCTGTCGGGGTTTGCCTACAACCAGTTTTCGCTGACGATGGCGCGGATGGGGGTTGGGGTGGGCGAGGCGACAGCCAGCCCGACCGCCTATTCGCTGATTTCGGATTACTTCCCCAAGCGCCAGCGCGCCACCGCGCTGGCGATCTATTCGTCCGGTCTCTATCTGGGCGGAGGGGTCTCGCTGCTGATTGGCGCGAGCGTCGTCGCAGGCTGGAACAAGGCCTATCCCGGCGGCGGCCCACTGGGGCTGGTCGGATGGCAGGCGGCGTTCCTGGCGGTGGGCATCCCGGGGCTGCTCGTCGCGCTTTGGGTCGCGACGTTGCGCGAACCGCTGCGCGAGGGCGGCTCGAAGGGTTCGCCGCGGCCCTTTGGCGAGTTTCTGGCGGACCTGTCAGCCATCGTCCCGCCGTTCACGCTGCTCGGCGCTTGGCGGCGGGGTCCGCAGGCTTTCGCGCTAAACCTCGCCTTTGCCGCCTCTATGGTCGCATTGGCCTGGGGAATGATTGGGCTGACCGGCAACCTTCCGCAGTGGTCGGCGGTCTGCTTGGGGTATTATGCCGTATTCTCGTGGGCAACGGCGCTGCGCCGGCGCGACCCGGCGACCTTTCGCCTGGTCTGGGGAACGCCTGCGTTCCTGTGCACCGCGCTGGGCTATGGGCTGGTTTCGCTGGCGGCCTATGCCCTTGCGTTCTGGTCAGCGCCTTACGCGGAAACCGTGCTGCGATTGCCCAAGCAGGAACTCGCCTTCGTTCTTGGCGCCAACGGCGCGCTGGCCGGGTTTCTCGGGGTAATCGGCGGCGGCCGTATCGCCGACGCATTGCGAGCGCGGAATCCGGCGGGGCGCATCCTGGTCATCATGTTCGGGGTGGTCGCCCCGATTGCGCCGATCTGGATAGGCTATACCACGGCCAATCCGACTTTGTTCTACGCGATGAACTTCCTGGCCGGGATGTTCGGGGCAACCGCGCTGGGCGCGGCGGCCGCGACGACGCAGGATCTGGTCCTGCCGCGGATGCGGGGCACCGCGACTGCTGCGTTCTTCCTCGCCACGACCCTCGTCGGCCTGTCGTTCGGCCCGTACATGGTCGGTCAAATTTCCGACTTTGCCGGGACCATGGTCGAGGGCCGCCTGGTCGGCGATCTGCGAACGGGAATTCTCTCCCTGATCGCGGTTGCGCCGGTGGCGCTGGGTCTTCTGCTCTACGCGTATCGCGCGGTGCCCGCAGCGGAAGCTAGCCTCAACCATCGGTCGGGTGAAGCCGGATAG
- a CDS encoding HigA family addiction module antitoxin, whose amino-acid sequence MPMHSPPHIGDFIRTEILAAHGLSVTGGAVALGVTRQALSTLLNGHAGLSPVMALRIEKAFGVKMDTLLRMQTAYEIAQARAMEQNIAVPRYMAA is encoded by the coding sequence ATGCCCATGCACAGCCCGCCCCATATCGGCGATTTCATCCGCACCGAGATTCTCGCTGCGCACGGCCTGAGCGTTACCGGCGGGGCGGTCGCCCTGGGCGTGACGCGGCAGGCGCTGTCGACCCTGCTCAACGGTCATGCGGGGCTTTCGCCGGTGATGGCGTTGCGGATCGAAAAGGCGTTCGGGGTGAAGATGGACACGCTGCTGAGGATGCAGACCGCCTACGAGATCGCCCAGGCGCGGGCGATGGAGCAGAACATCGCGGTGCCGCGGTATATGGCCGCCTGA
- a CDS encoding Hsp33 family molecular chaperone HslO: MSEAATTRAETGFDRVLRFTLPDRHARGRIVRLGPVLDEILSAHAYPASIKHLLAEALALAALLGSLLKGNDGDQAGGQLTLQAQTEDGAIRLLVCDFRGGELRGYVQHDAEKVAALGANPPLFALFGRGYLAITFDIGETGQRYQGIVPLEGASLAEACEAYFAQSEQVPTLIRVGVRSGPEGCVAGGLLVQHLAEGEEGRERLHVRLDHPEWEHVAVLGGSIRHEELVDRQLGLESIVWRLFHEEREVRVDPGQRLVRGCRCTIEHYRGVIARFPPDEIAAMRDDDGVIVVDCAFCSRDFRIVEV, translated from the coding sequence GTGAGCGAGGCGGCGACAACGCGGGCGGAGACCGGCTTCGACCGCGTCCTGCGCTTTACCCTGCCTGATCGCCATGCCCGCGGACGGATCGTCCGGCTCGGCCCGGTGCTCGACGAGATCCTCTCGGCGCACGCCTATCCGGCGTCGATCAAGCACCTGCTGGCCGAGGCGCTGGCGCTCGCGGCGCTTTTGGGCAGCCTGCTGAAGGGTAACGACGGAGACCAAGCGGGCGGGCAGTTGACTCTGCAGGCGCAGACCGAGGACGGCGCGATTCGGCTGCTGGTTTGCGACTTTCGCGGCGGCGAACTGCGCGGCTACGTTCAGCACGATGCCGAGAAAGTCGCCGCACTGGGCGCCAACCCTCCGCTGTTCGCGCTGTTCGGACGCGGCTATCTGGCGATCACTTTCGACATTGGCGAGACCGGTCAGCGCTATCAGGGGATCGTCCCGCTCGAAGGGGCATCGCTCGCCGAAGCTTGCGAGGCCTATTTCGCTCAGTCCGAGCAGGTGCCCACCCTGATCCGGGTGGGCGTGCGCTCGGGACCGGAGGGCTGTGTCGCGGGCGGGCTGCTGGTCCAACACCTGGCCGAGGGTGAGGAGGGACGCGAGCGACTGCATGTGCGGCTCGACCATCCCGAGTGGGAGCACGTCGCGGTTCTCGGGGGTAGCATTCGCCACGAGGAACTGGTCGATCGCCAGCTCGGACTGGAAAGCATCGTCTGGCGGCTGTTCCACGAAGAACGCGAAGTTCGCGTCGATCCGGGCCAGCGCCTCGTGCGAGGCTGCCGTTGCACGATCGAGCATTACCGCGGCGTGATCGCGCGCTTTCCACCCGACGAGATCGCCGCGATGCGCGACGACGACGGGGTCATCGTGGTCGATTGCGCGTTCTGTTCGAGAGATTTCCGGATCGTCGAGGTCTAG